A stretch of bacterium DNA encodes these proteins:
- a CDS encoding serine hydroxymethyltransferase: MSNLKITDPEVAKAIYDETKRESSNLELIASENFVSNAVLEAQGSIMTNKYAEGYPHKRYYGGCEFVDVVENLAIKRAKEIFGADHANVQPHSGSQANMAVYFSMLDMGDTILGMDLSHGGHLTHGSPVNFSGKYFNIVSYGVSKKTETIDYEYVEKLALEEKPKLIIAGASAYPRIIDFAAFRKIADKVNAYLMVDMAHFAGLVAAKIYPSPIPYADFVTTTTHKTLRGPRGGMILCKGKYAKQIDKMIFPGIQGGPLMHVIAAKAVAFKEAMAEGFNDYQKQIVRNAKALASELNKRDFRLVSGGTDTHLILLDLTNRCISGKDAEKALDVAGITVNKNAIPFDKQSPFITSGIRIGTPAVTTRGMKEPEMKFIAEMITKVLTNINDIDNLKQTLSIVTSLCNQFPLYANKL, from the coding sequence AATTTAAAAATAACTGATCCAGAAGTAGCAAAAGCAATCTATGATGAAACAAAAAGAGAATCTTCAAACCTTGAGCTTATTGCCTCAGAGAATTTCGTGAGCAATGCTGTTCTTGAAGCTCAAGGTTCAATAATGACCAATAAATACGCTGAAGGCTATCCTCATAAAAGATACTATGGCGGATGCGAATTTGTTGATGTTGTTGAGAATTTGGCTATAAAAAGAGCAAAAGAGATTTTTGGAGCTGACCATGCAAACGTGCAGCCGCATTCCGGTTCACAGGCAAATATGGCGGTTTATTTTTCTATGTTGGATATGGGAGATACAATTCTAGGTATGGACTTAAGCCATGGCGGACATTTAACACACGGCAGTCCGGTAAACTTTTCGGGGAAATATTTTAATATTGTCTCTTACGGAGTGAGTAAGAAAACAGAAACAATAGACTATGAATATGTAGAAAAATTAGCACTTGAAGAGAAACCTAAATTGATAATTGCAGGCGCTAGCGCTTATCCTCGCATAATAGATTTCGCAGCATTCAGAAAGATTGCAGATAAAGTAAATGCGTATCTTATGGTAGATATGGCTCATTTTGCAGGACTTGTTGCAGCAAAAATTTATCCAAGCCCTATTCCATACGCTGATTTTGTTACTACCACTACACATAAAACCTTAAGAGGTCCACGCGGAGGCATGATTCTCTGCAAGGGGAAATATGCAAAACAGATAGATAAAATGATTTTTCCTGGTATTCAGGGAGGGCCACTGATGCATGTTATAGCTGCTAAAGCTGTTGCATTCAAGGAAGCTATGGCAGAAGGATTTAATGATTATCAGAAACAGATCGTAAGAAATGCCAAGGCACTTGCCTCAGAACTGAATAAAAGGGACTTTCGACTTGTTTCCGGTGGAACAGATACTCATCTTATACTACTGGATTTAACTAATAGATGTATCTCAGGCAAGGACGCAGAGAAGGCATTAGATGTTGCCGGAATAACAGTAAATAAAAATGCTATTCCATTTGATAAGCAAAGCCCATTTATTACGAGTGGAATAAGAATAGGAACTCCTGCTGTAACTACAAGAGGTATGAAAGAGCCCGAAATGAAGTTCATTGCAGAAATGATAACAAAGGTGCTTACGAATATTAATGATATAGATAATCTTAAACAGACCTTATCAATAGTGACCAGTCTCTGCAATCAATTTCCTTTGTATGCCAACAAACTCTAA
- a CDS encoding AraC family transcriptional regulator, translating into MKKSKSNTAKKQIMRFIEKQFPFTTSITRDKSSKKSGESHYHILEIELQYIRSGSGAYFIKDRKYHLKENSILIIHKGEVHNYIKGNSSIPVDRVYLAFNPSILFRNTQYTYKKLISHIAECKKNFSHQISFPPEESQRADLIISNMTYEWENKKLHYREAIVSLLLELFIIIHRSSSSGTGTDERIKSTAQDRIISKVISYIDKNYQKPLDLATLGEHVFRSPYHLSHIFKDVTGFNFKEYLINKRIMKAKNLLESESDIKVISVAEDVGFLNLSTFNRDFKRLTGISPSEYRKFCTHFHKK; encoded by the coding sequence ATGAAAAAATCAAAATCTAACACTGCCAAAAAACAAATAATGCGTTTTATCGAGAAACAATTCCCTTTCACAACATCAATAACCAGGGATAAATCATCTAAGAAGTCAGGAGAGTCACATTATCACATTCTTGAGATTGAGTTACAATATATCAGGTCAGGAAGTGGAGCATACTTCATAAAAGACAGGAAATACCATCTTAAGGAAAACTCCATTTTAATAATTCATAAAGGTGAAGTTCATAATTACATTAAGGGAAATTCATCGATCCCTGTGGATAGAGTATATCTGGCCTTTAATCCGTCTATATTATTTAGGAACACGCAATACACATATAAAAAACTAATCTCTCATATTGCTGAATGCAAAAAAAACTTCTCTCATCAAATATCATTCCCTCCTGAGGAAAGCCAGAGAGCAGATTTGATCATTTCCAATATGACATATGAATGGGAAAACAAAAAACTGCATTACAGAGAAGCAATAGTAAGCCTGCTCCTTGAGCTTTTTATAATCATACACAGATCATCTTCTTCCGGTACCGGTACAGATGAAAGAATCAAATCAACTGCACAGGACAGGATTATAAGTAAAGTCATTTCTTATATAGATAAAAATTATCAAAAACCGTTGGACCTGGCAACTCTGGGTGAGCATGTCTTCCGTTCTCCATATCATCTTAGCCATATTTTTAAGGATGTTACAGGATTTAATTTTAAAGAATATCTAATAAATAAACGTATTATGAAAGCCAAGAATCTTCTTGAGTCAGAATCAGATATAAAAGTAATATCTGTAGCCGAGGATGTTGGATTCTTAAATCTCAGCACATTTAACAGGGATTTTAAACGCCTGACCGGAATCAGTCCATCAGAATACCGCAAGTTTTGCACACATTTCCACAAGAAATGA